The proteins below are encoded in one region of Halalkalicoccus jeotgali B3:
- a CDS encoding HVO_2901 family zinc finger protein, which produces MYTCRNCKRTFRTELALSLHRDACAEGQLFCRVCGDRFAERRATRDGWHYTCPNEECDGEGLTEDLLRVDDVRIATRTR; this is translated from the coding sequence ATGTACACGTGTCGGAACTGCAAGCGGACCTTCCGGACCGAACTCGCGCTGTCGCTGCACCGCGATGCGTGCGCGGAAGGTCAGCTGTTCTGTCGGGTCTGCGGGGACCGGTTCGCCGAGCGCCGAGCCACCCGCGACGGCTGGCACTACACCTGCCCGAACGAGGAGTGCGACGGCGAGGGCCTGACCGAGGACCTCCTGCGGGTCGACGACGTCCGGATCGCGACCCGGACGCGATAG
- the gatE gene encoding Glu-tRNA(Gln) amidotransferase subunit GatE: MTDSDTYDYEELGLVAGLEIHQQLDTASKLFCACPTERREPAESTRTFTRFLHPTKSELGEIDEAALEESRVDREFEYLAYDTTCLVEADDEPPHRMDGEALGVALEIAQLLDMDPVDQAHVMRKIVVDGSNTSGFQRSSLIATDGEIETSEGPVGIEDLLLEEESAQRIEETESGVRWSLDRLGIPLVEIGTSPDISSPEQALEAAERIGMLLRSTGTVKRGLGTIRQDVNVSIAEGARVEMKGVQSLEDIADLVRGEVGRQVALLEIADELAERGASVGDPVDVSDVFAGTDSGVIGGALSGDGSVMAVPLYGFDGLVGREIQPDRRLGTELSDHAKRHGAGGIFHTDELPAYGVTEGEVATLREAVDVDETDAVAIVADDTPTAERAIEAVAARAETALSGVPEETRGANAEGTSRYLRPLPGAARMYPETDVPPVEPDPSEVETPELLTETVERYQREHGLDAGLAEQVAYGRRMPLFERAVSKGVDPTLAAGTLESTLTELRRDDVPVENLSEDQLVGTLALARDGDLPKGSVGDLLGALAESPDLTPEEALEREDLGGASDDEVREAVRAVVERNAEQVEAEGMGAFSGLMGEAMGALGGKADGEAVSAALREEIQQRT; encoded by the coding sequence ATGACCGACAGCGACACCTACGACTACGAGGAGTTGGGACTCGTCGCCGGCCTCGAGATTCACCAGCAACTCGACACGGCGAGCAAGCTCTTCTGTGCGTGCCCGACCGAGCGGCGCGAGCCTGCCGAATCGACGCGGACGTTCACGCGCTTTCTACACCCGACCAAGAGCGAGCTCGGCGAGATCGACGAGGCCGCTCTGGAGGAAAGCCGGGTCGATCGGGAGTTCGAGTATCTGGCCTACGATACGACCTGTTTGGTCGAGGCCGACGACGAGCCACCCCACCGAATGGACGGGGAGGCTCTCGGGGTCGCCCTCGAAATCGCCCAGTTGCTCGACATGGATCCCGTCGATCAGGCCCACGTGATGCGCAAAATCGTCGTCGACGGCTCGAACACCTCGGGCTTTCAGCGCTCGTCGCTGATCGCCACCGACGGTGAGATCGAGACGAGCGAGGGACCGGTCGGGATCGAGGACCTCCTCTTGGAGGAGGAAAGCGCCCAGCGAATCGAGGAAACGGAGTCGGGGGTGCGCTGGAGTCTTGACAGGTTGGGGATCCCGCTCGTGGAGATCGGTACCAGCCCCGACATCTCCTCGCCCGAGCAGGCCCTAGAGGCCGCCGAGCGCATCGGGATGTTGCTTCGCTCGACCGGGACGGTCAAACGTGGACTGGGGACGATCCGACAGGACGTCAACGTCTCGATCGCGGAGGGCGCCCGCGTCGAGATGAAGGGCGTCCAGAGTCTGGAGGACATCGCTGACCTCGTACGCGGCGAGGTGGGGCGACAGGTCGCGCTCTTGGAGATCGCAGACGAACTCGCAGAGCGGGGGGCGAGCGTCGGCGATCCCGTCGACGTCAGCGACGTCTTCGCCGGGACCGACAGCGGGGTCATCGGCGGTGCCCTCTCCGGGGATGGTTCGGTGATGGCCGTCCCGCTGTACGGTTTCGACGGGTTGGTCGGTCGAGAGATCCAGCCCGACCGCCGGCTGGGAACCGAACTGTCGGATCACGCGAAGCGCCACGGCGCGGGCGGGATCTTCCACACCGACGAACTGCCGGCCTACGGCGTTACCGAGGGGGAAGTCGCGACGCTGCGCGAGGCGGTCGACGTGGACGAAACCGACGCGGTCGCCATCGTCGCCGACGATACCCCCACTGCCGAACGTGCGATCGAGGCGGTGGCGGCCCGCGCCGAGACCGCTCTCTCGGGGGTGCCCGAGGAGACCCGCGGTGCGAACGCCGAGGGCACCTCGCGCTATCTCCGTCCGCTGCCGGGTGCCGCACGGATGTATCCCGAGACGGACGTGCCGCCCGTCGAACCCGATCCGAGCGAGGTCGAGACGCCGGAACTCCTGACCGAAACGGTCGAACGCTACCAGCGAGAGCACGGACTGGACGCCGGACTGGCCGAACAGGTCGCCTACGGCCGGCGCATGCCGTTGTTCGAGCGCGCCGTGAGCAAGGGCGTCGATCCCACCCTCGCGGCCGGGACGCTCGAATCCACCCTGACCGAACTGCGCCGCGACGACGTGCCTGTCGAGAACCTGAGCGAGGACCAACTCGTCGGGACGCTCGCGCTCGCGCGCGACGGCGACCTCCCGAAGGGAAGCGTCGGCGATCTCCTGGGCGCCCTCGCCGAGTCCCCCGACCTCACGCCCGAGGAGGCCCTCGAACGCGAGGACCTCGGCGGGGCCTCCGACGACGAAGTACGGGAGGCGGTCCGCGCGGTCGTCGAGCGAAACGCAGAGCAGGTCGAAGCGGAGGGAATGGGTGCCTTCTCGGGGCTGATGGGCGAGGCGATGGGCGCTTTGGGAGGAAAAGCCGACGGCGAGGCCGTCAGCGCCGCCCTGCGCGAGGAGATCCAGCAGCGGACCTGA
- a CDS encoding LysE family translocator codes for MLDAGVLLAFIPLAIAVIVSPGPDSIYTLTRSVSDGRSAGVMAALGSSAGSIVHTTGAVLGLSAVLQTSAVAFTVVKFVGAAYLVYLGIQTFRKPDEFEISPESTSYTPTESFQSALLINVLNPKVAVFFLAFLPQFVQPGSSVTLQIFTFGVLFASLGFVYQAVLAVFSARARHVISERDLVQTLLRTASGSVLIGFGLKLALEERTAP; via the coding sequence ATGTTAGACGCTGGTGTCCTCCTCGCGTTCATTCCACTTGCAATCGCCGTAATCGTCTCACCAGGTCCGGACAGTATCTACACGTTAACTCGAAGTGTTAGTGATGGTCGATCTGCTGGTGTGATGGCCGCACTGGGCTCATCAGCCGGAAGTATCGTTCACACGACAGGAGCTGTATTGGGGCTCTCGGCTGTTCTGCAAACGTCGGCGGTGGCGTTTACCGTCGTCAAATTCGTCGGTGCGGCGTATCTCGTCTATCTCGGCATTCAGACGTTCAGAAAGCCGGATGAGTTCGAAATATCACCAGAGAGTACCAGCTATACGCCGACGGAGTCGTTTCAGAGCGCGCTCCTCATCAACGTCTTAAACCCCAAAGTAGCTGTATTCTTCCTCGCTTTCCTTCCACAATTTGTTCAACCGGGAAGTAGCGTTACCCTCCAGATATTCACGTTCGGCGTACTCTTTGCCAGTCTTGGGTTCGTCTATCAAGCAGTGCTTGCAGTCTTCTCAGCGCGGGCACGGCACGTGATCTCCGAACGCGATCTCGTCCAAACACTACTTCGTACGGCAAGTGGGAGTGTTCTGATCGGATTCGGTCTGAAACTCGCACTTGAGGAACGAACTGCTCCGTAG
- a CDS encoding RNA methyltransferase: protein MISVVIVDAETPGNVGTIARAMKNFGFSDLKLVDPPELDRDGEAYGFAGQAREDVLPDAEVVTFDEVIEGFHTVGFTATTNEDARKHVRFPFRTPTDLAADLASVETDVALVFGRERVGLMNEELARLDQICAIPASADYPVLNLGQAATVALYELRDLAMNESQLPDVEHERAAEPEIERFYDRFDETLQAVGYPDRKRPKTMRLVRRLVGRSHPTDREITTLHGVLRAVERATRER from the coding sequence GTGATTTCGGTCGTCATCGTCGACGCCGAAACGCCCGGCAACGTCGGCACCATCGCCCGCGCGATGAAGAACTTCGGCTTCAGCGACCTGAAGCTCGTCGACCCGCCCGAACTCGACCGTGATGGGGAGGCCTACGGCTTCGCCGGGCAGGCCCGCGAGGACGTACTGCCGGACGCCGAGGTGGTGACCTTCGACGAAGTCATCGAGGGCTTTCACACCGTGGGGTTCACTGCGACGACCAACGAGGACGCCCGCAAACACGTTCGATTTCCCTTCCGGACGCCCACCGACCTCGCCGCGGACCTCGCGAGCGTCGAAACCGACGTGGCGCTCGTCTTCGGTCGCGAGCGCGTCGGCCTGATGAACGAGGAGCTAGCACGGTTGGACCAGATCTGTGCGATCCCCGCGAGCGCCGACTACCCGGTATTGAACCTCGGACAGGCCGCGACGGTGGCGCTCTACGAACTCCGGGACCTCGCAATGAACGAGTCACAACTGCCCGATGTAGAACACGAACGCGCCGCCGAACCCGAGATCGAGCGCTTCTACGACCGATTCGACGAGACGCTACAAGCGGTGGGGTATCCCGACAGGAAGCGTCCGAAGACGATGCGGCTGGTCCGGCGGTTAGTCGGACGGTCCCATCCCACCGACCGGGAGATCACGACCTTACACGGTGTTCTGCGGGCGGTAGAGCGCGCGACGCGGGAGCGATAG
- the folP gene encoding dihydropteroate synthase, producing the protein MQTVEAAGLGIGDDHPPRIMGVLNVSEESPYDPSVFADPGEAAAYVERELIEEGADIVDVGLESANKRLDVLSPEAELDRLDTAVETLESVSSEAVFSIETRYSEVADAALSRGFDMVNDVCGFADPAMPETCRAHDAAVVKMASPPDLERPGAVESVDGIYEALSMNGFTEKTILDPAFGGWSPEKSLADDRETLSRLREFRAYGRPLLVSINRKNFLRDIAGRSTEKALPVSLAATAMAVERGAHVLRTHDVAETRDAALIGREFSRERVREPTVEELDVTSHREAARHLERVDGDAELADAGVTRWFRLSDLGDAAQALALAVADTEGVSLAGTDPTLLFGTRDGFASLNRAVPAETGPLPELLSKILDDFS; encoded by the coding sequence ATGCAGACCGTCGAGGCCGCCGGATTGGGGATCGGCGACGACCACCCGCCGCGGATCATGGGCGTTCTCAACGTCAGCGAGGAATCGCCGTACGATCCGAGCGTCTTCGCCGACCCCGGCGAGGCGGCCGCGTACGTCGAGCGCGAACTGATCGAGGAGGGCGCCGACATCGTCGACGTCGGCCTTGAATCCGCGAACAAACGCCTCGACGTACTCTCCCCCGAGGCGGAACTCGACCGCCTCGATACCGCCGTCGAGACCCTCGAATCCGTCTCGAGCGAGGCGGTCTTCTCGATCGAAACGCGCTACTCGGAGGTCGCAGATGCGGCGCTCTCGCGGGGGTTCGACATGGTCAACGACGTCTGTGGGTTCGCCGACCCCGCGATGCCCGAAACCTGTAGAGCGCACGACGCCGCCGTCGTCAAGATGGCCTCGCCGCCGGACCTCGAACGCCCTGGTGCGGTCGAGTCCGTCGACGGGATCTACGAGGCCCTCTCGATGAACGGCTTTACCGAGAAGACGATCCTCGATCCCGCCTTCGGGGGCTGGAGCCCGGAGAAGTCCCTCGCGGACGACCGCGAGACCCTCTCCAGATTACGGGAGTTTCGCGCCTACGGTCGGCCCCTGCTGGTGTCGATCAACCGCAAGAACTTCCTGCGCGATATCGCCGGTCGCAGTACCGAAAAGGCGCTTCCGGTTTCGCTGGCGGCGACCGCGATGGCGGTCGAGCGGGGGGCACACGTCCTCAGAACGCACGACGTGGCCGAGACGCGCGACGCCGCGTTGATCGGCCGGGAGTTCTCCCGCGAGCGCGTTCGCGAACCCACGGTCGAGGAACTCGACGTGACCAGCCACCGCGAGGCCGCCCGCCACCTCGAACGCGTCGACGGGGACGCCGAACTGGCCGACGCGGGCGTCACCCGCTGGTTTCGCCTCTCGGATCTCGGGGACGCCGCCCAAGCGCTCGCCCTCGCGGTCGCCGACACGGAGGGGGTCTCCCTCGCCGGCACCGATCCGACACTCCTCTTTGGCACCCGGGACGGGTTCGCCTCGCTGAATCGAGCGGTACCGGCCGAAACGGGCCCTCTCCCGGAATTACTCTCGAAGATCCTAGATGATTTCAGCTAA